The Xyrauchen texanus isolate HMW12.3.18 chromosome 33, RBS_HiC_50CHRs, whole genome shotgun sequence region tttttgtgaaCTAAGTGATTGGGTCTTTTTACACGGTGTGTATTTTGGTACTAAACAGAGGAGGAAAAAAAGCACAAGAGTTACATAGGTGTCTAAAGACAATATACATAGGGTATAATTAAATCTTTAATTTTCCTAAAAGTTTTTGCTAGATTTTACAGATTCTGAATTGATCCAGAAGCTGGATCTAAGGGgcctatatgtgattttttttctttctcaggtAAACCTTGAAAAGTCctttttaagtcactttggataaaggtgtctgctaaattaataaatgtatatatactgtatttaatattCATCTATTAACTACTAAACTAATCCTAGAATCAAGCTGGCCTCCCACAACAAGCCAGAACGACCATAGCCAATGACACTGATGGGGTCATAAAATACTCCATCCTCTCTAGAGCAATGTGGCTTAGACAAAGTGAGCGTAGTTATTTTCTACAGAATATGGGAGAGTGTTTATGCCTAACAACAATGGTCCCAGTTTAGAAGGTTTTATATTGCTGCTCCCACGAACATAAGCACAGATAAGGTAAAGTGCTCTTAATCAGTGCCCAATTACCAGGGCACTGACAAACCattcacaacaatacaaaaaagatGATATAGAATTAGTCCCCCCCCCACACCACACCACCACAGTGCAATTAGTGGTAGGAATTAATTATTACAAAACatttagaaacaaaaacaaagtaactCTGTTTTTGGAAAACCAAGCGCTCTTACATCAGATCACATCCTCTTCCTGATCACTTCCCGGAAGTGTTAAGGAAGCAGAACATCAAAGAGCCCTTCTCTCCATTGCTAGTCAATCCATATTTCATGGATCTCTCTGCCTTCTTTATGAGCAGGGCAAAACCCTTTCTATTTCCTGCCCTACAATGCTTCCTCCTCTAACCATGGAATGAGCACAGAATGTTACCATGGTAACCTAAGACAGAGCACCATGAAAGCTAAGGACTATGTAAGGAGCTAGAAAAATTTAATGTAACCACCCAACCTCCATTTCACCACCCATCAAAATGTgtccaaaatattattttgattaaaaaaaaaaaaatttaatgaaaggGAATTGAGGGCAGACAGGGAAGTGAATTGGTAGCTCAACAAAAAGATGAAATGGCTCTAAACCACAGccaaccaattaaaaaaaaaaagcatgaaagaGGCATTAAATATAATGTAGAAGTGTAACCCCCTTGTTTCTTTTGAGCAAAGCTATGAGAACTGAGGGAGAAGGGAAAAGTAAAACTAAAAAATTCAGTTTTCCACGTACCGCTACATCTCGCAAATAGTGCGTATAGCACAAATTTTGTCAACAGCTCACTTGTACTGTGCGCAGGTAGGCAAGTTTTTGTAGACATGTGGACAGTCTGTGCTTGTCGTCCCCACATACCCCTGCCGTTGACTGTcctaaagagtatcacaaagcagcagTCATAGTGCGCATGCATTGAACGTGTCCATACAGTcgcggtcaaaagagtatactttgaaaggctagagcaCTCAAACGTGCGCAAGATGTAATTACAAGCGGAAAAACGAAGTACACCCTAGCATTAAGACCTCTGCTGATTTAGCCAACTCCAGAAGCTGTAGTGAAATGTGCACACTGGAGAGCCACATTGAACTGTATATGATTTCTTTGTTAGagtgataacaaaaaaaaatatagaagcttatattttgtgatcagtttcAGGTCCCTCCTTACATACCTCCATCCCCAAACATCCAAACCCTTCCCCCCAAATCAACTCTTAATTCCTCCACCTCTGCAAAGTGCTGAATGGACTTTAGAAAGGAAGAGTTTGCCTTGCCTCACTTGGCCTTGATTGGCTCCCTCTCAAGCCAGCGTACTCTCACCCTCTGCTTATAATGATACTCCCTGAGGTAGTCCTGCAGAGCAGGGGGCAGTGACAGAGCCCTGATGCCATCGTAGGTAATCCAATGGCAAATGGAGGCTCGGGCAAGGTATTGCAGGCCGAAAGGGAAGGTCCGTTGCAGAGGCACGGTCAGCAGCGGCTCAAAGAACATGCAAGCGCTAGGGTCCTTGTAGTGCTCCAATAGTGCTGTGACGGTGGCTGCGTGGAACACGCAGGGGTCATGTGCGTCAAAGCTAAAGTTGTGATTCCACTGCTCGATGCGTGCATGGAGCGAACGGCCATAGCGGCGGAAACTAACGGAGAACAGGTAGTCTTCTTGAGCAGAGTCGCGAAGCAGAAAGGTGCCCTCGGGCCGACCATCCAGTAGCGCTTCAGCCTCATAACGGTCCATCACACCCCAGTAGCAGGGCAGTGCCGTGATCTGTTGGAGATCCGGAACCAGGCAGTGGATGTAGTCAATCTGGGTGTGGACCTTCCAAGGCCCTGGCTGCTTACCTCCAAGATGACTCTCTGCAGAAGCATGCCGCTGTTTGGGCCTGCGAGCTTGTAAGCAGAGTGTGGTGGTTTCATCGTCCTCAGAGTCACAGATAACTGCTGTTGCCCCCAAGCTATTGCTTAGTGTCTCACTCATTCCAGGGGTCAGCTTAGGTCCCAGCTTATAAAGAGAAGCTAGGGGGGCAGTGATAGTCTCCACGGTGTGGATCTGGGCATCTGGGGGTGGGTCCACACCCTCCTCAATGCTGAGCCGCCTTCTTTCTCGCAAGCGCTCCTCCTCATCTTCTGGTGTTGCACAGGCAGCACCACAGGCATCAGAGGATGAATCCACTGGCATCACTGTGACCGGTGCTGTGTGCTGTTTAATAAGATGCCATTTCCGGGCAAGGTCTGATCCTGGTGCGAAGGGGCATGTCTCCAGCATGAGCTCTGTGATTTGGATCTTACGTTTTGGTGGTGGAAGGTAGGTGCTTCGAGAGGATGAGCGCAATGGGAGGCACAGGCCTACTGTATCATGGATCTGCTGGCGTAGTGAACGTGTTGCCCCCGGATCGATCTCCTCTTGGCTGCTACCAGTCCCATGCCTGCGCAGAGACCGGCTTGATCGCCGATCTGTGGTCTCTAGTGAACTCTGAGCGTTAGTGGAGTATGAATGTCTCTTCTTTCCACTCCAAGGGGCATGACGTGAATAAGAGTCCCTGCGGGATCCCAGGGGGGCACGAGTATCTTCATTGTCCTGCTCAATTGTGATGTCTAATATCTGGGGCACATTCCCGGCACAATTATGACCCCGTCGCACCACACTCCCACTTGACCTCCATGCCACTAGAGAGTGAGCTGCAACACAGCTGGAGGAACTAGGTGCCTCCTGAGTGCCAACTGCCTGAGAATTTTCCACACTGTGGCATACTGTGTCTGCAAGTGGTTGAATCTCTGGTGGCATTTCAACACGGGTGCCCCCCTCTGGGTGAATAAGTGAATGACATCCCCTCTTCAGGTTGCTCCACACCTTTCCAACTTTCTCCATTAGGTGGGGGCACCTGAACCTGGGGAGTAAAACAAAGTAAGTTTTACATTAGAGCATGATTATGAAAACAGCATGTCAACAGAACAAATTAgatcaattaaattttttattttttttaaagacgtACACATGTTTTAATGTGCCACAGAGCCAGCAAATCAATAAAAGTAATAACTATatgaagatatacattttatattgttttattctacacTCATTTGATTAGTCTACAGTCACTAGACTtaactacacataacacaataACAATTAGTTATTTTTAAGTCAGACATGGTAAAAATAATAAACTAGCAGTCAGTTAACGAGTCAGATAGCTGGCTCCACTATGTTTTACGCTGTTAATTCAGAAGCATCACAGTGAATAATAGTGAAGGAAACACTGTTAAGAGTAGCCTATTTTCATTTGGTGTTCCATCTGCTTCAACTGAACATTGCACATTAGAGTTCCATTGACAGAACCAAAAGTCATGAGATTTTCTGTCAACAAACTTATAATGTGCAAAATttggcataaaaaaaaattggaaccAGTTCCAAAAAATTCCTACCCCAATTAAAATAACTAACATTTTGCTCAAAATGTCATGTTTGTGATTAGATTGTTCATATTTTCGCCTTAAAATGTAGTAGTGACACAATGACGTAGCGAGTGATATATATCAGAGACACTCCCCACAGTTAAACAGGTTAATACCAGGTGAAAACGGAACTCTTTCTCAGCTGGCCACTTGCGATTGGATCACCCAAGacggatgttaataccaggtgtaaacagggtccgaGTGATTAAAATGTTGCCAGGCAGACTCTCGGAGGCTCAAGGGCAGCGCTAAAAATGAACTTGTGGAAATGCTCGCAGTCAACCTGCTGCGGTGGGCTGAGTTATTGCTGGTCTGGGCCTGTGTTTTTATGGCCCACCACAGCAGAACAATTAAGAGCTTAAGGACAGAATGTAATTCATTAACTGTTCGCCCACTCATTATTAGTAAAAtgcaatgtattgtttttttcaaTTCTGAACACATGACATTTCTTGGGCTGAAAAATGTCAAAACAGTACAAATGTGTGTCAGCAATAGAAGAGTGATCCCCTCCCAGTGATGCATGAACTCAAGAACTGCATGTCCCCAGAAAAACTCTTCTTTATTGAGCACATGTACTCAGGGTTTGCagagaagtcaagtcaagtcaagtcaagtggtttttattgactTTAATTAACTTTCCTCCAATGAATACATTAAGCAAGCAGTATTATAAGCTCAAACAATaaggtttacatacaccttagccaaatacatttaaactcagtttttccacaattcctgacatttaattttagaaaacattccctgtctcaagtcagttaggatcactatttattttaagaatgtgaaatgtcagaatactaTTAGAGAGaatcatttatttcagcttttatttctttgatcacattcccagtgggtcagaagtttacatacactatgttagtatttggtaacattgcctttaaattgtttaacttggttcaaatgttttgggtagcctttacataagcttctcacaataatttgctggaattttggactattcctccagacagaactggtgtaactgagtcaggtttgtaggccttcatgttcgcacatgctttttcagttctgctcacaaagtttctatcagattgaggtcagggctttgtgatggccaccccaataccttgactttgttgtccttaagacattttgccacaactttggaggtatgcttttggtcattgtccatttggaagacccatttgagacTGAGCTTGAACTTCCTggctgagatgttgcttcaaaatatccacataattttccttcctcatgatgccatctattttgtgaagtgcaccagtccctcctgcagcaaagcaccccaaaacatgatgctgccacccacatgcttcacggttgggcatgtggatggtgttcttcggcttgcaagcctcatccttttttctccaaacataacaatggtcattatggccaaacagttaaaaacattttcagtttcacCGGAccagttattttctcaaaaaagtaagatctttgtccccatgtgcacttgcaaactgtagtctggctttttatggcagttttggaacatgggtttcttccttgctgagcagcctttcaggttatgttgatataggacttgttttactgtggatatagatacttgtctacctgcttcctccaacatcttcacaaggtccttttctgttgttctaggactgatttgcactttatgcaccaaactacgttcatctctaggagacagaatgcatctccttcctgagcagtatgatggctgcgtggtcccactgtgtatatacttgcgtactattgtttgtacagatgaacgtggtaccttcaagcatttggaaatttcttccaaggatgaaccagacttgtggaggtccaccatttttttttctgaggtcttggcttatttcttttgatttttccatgatgtcaagcaaagatgcactgagtttgaaggtacagtaggctttaaaatacatcaagAGTACACCAATGACTCAAATTAgcctattagaagctaattggctaattgcctaaaggcttgacattattttctggaatcttccaagctgcttaaaggcacagttaacatagtgtatgtaaacttctgatccactggaattgtgataaagtgaaaatctgtctgtaaacaattgttggaaacattactagtcatgcacaaaatagatgtcctgaacaacttgccaaaactatagtttgctaatctgtggagtggttaacaaATTtgtcaacctaagtgtatgtaaacttctgacttcaactgtatgtggtaaaaaataaatactggaAATTATACAACTAAAATGCAAGTCTTTGACAGTCCTGAAGTGATCCCAAACCAATTAGCCTTtttaaaaggacttaaaaataaaaaattgttaaactATATCATTGCATGAATTTGCACACGATCATAAACCAAgacttaacattttttttatgaaatgtcaCAACAGGAGCAGCTTGAACGAAAGAGAGAAATCTGCCATAAATACTTAATGACAGTTTATCAAGTCGCCTGATAAAAAGAACAGAATGTAGGTCATGTGGGAGAAAGAGCTACAGTACATTATTCACCTCTCAGATAGCAGAGAGCAAGAGGATGAGTGTCATGTATTTAGAGGCTGCTGGATGACATTGTGAATGGACTACAAATTTGAGATTGACCAATTAACGCCTTGTGAGGATGATATCAATCACAGATTTTGACAGCATGGATTCTGATACTGATCTGTGGTGGGGTGTAACCATGCAGACAAAGACATAAAAGATTACAGtacagaacaaaaataaaaatcctgtcatcatttacattttgtcacaaacctgtatgaccttctttcatttaacacaaaaggagatatttggctgaatgttagccttggtcaccattcactttaattgtatagaaaaattatgcaatgaaagtaaatggtgactgtcagggtagagaccaggagatcggaggtaagtgattcaaatatagttttattcaagtatagaaggtgaaaggtaagtatcaggtgacttttcaggtgctggtttagtgaagatagtttGTTGCAtggagaacaactggaaatccaaatgacttggatcgtagaacattcactctgtatcagttcgttaactccttctcttttctaggagcaatcgggccggtttgatcagatctcagacaagggttcaggaatcggataagtgatctggagatggcagaacaacagtgcatagtgttagtatgaatcaggtaagaaaacggaatactcaggttttcaggatcgacggagatatcaggactcagggagaaatggtctgttcctgttggaggcttgacaaagactggatacaaggtgagtgtttttatgagttggctgatgaggtgataagtgatgaccaggtgtttgtgatttagaattctggggagagtgatctttgagtggtggactgcaatgaacttgactgatctctgacattaCCCCCCCTCCAGAGTCTGCGCCAGCGGACCTAGTACCTTGACGTCGTGGGGGTCTACCTCGGGGTCGCGGAGCAGGCCTTTCAGGATGAAGTTCGTGGAATTCTGTGAGTaacatggggtcgaggatgtcccttcgaggtacccaacacctctcttctgggccatagtcttcccagtctaccagatattcGAGTAGACCCCTacgacgtcgggagtccaggatttctCTAACAGTATAGATGGGGTCGGCTTCAATGGGAGGTACTGGGGGGTTGTCATCGTGCACTAGGTCTGTGGAGGGAACAGGAACAAGCGGATGATGGGGTTTCAAGAGTGAGACGTGGAATGAGGGGTGGATGCGATATTGGGCTGGTAAACGGAgctggtaggtgactgggttaagTTGTCTTACAACGGGGAATGGACCAATGTATCTCGGACTTAGTTTACGACAAGGGAGTCTTAGACGGATGTCTCTGGTCGAAAGCCAGACCAGTTGCCCAGGCTGATATTCGGGAGTGTTACTGCGGTGAATGTCTGCGAAGTGTTGTTGACGGTTCAAGGcttgttggagatgatgatgagtttggTTCCATACCCTCTCACTGTTTTGGAACCAAGTGTTAACTGCGGGGACTTCAGATGACTCACCGGACCATGGAAACAATGGTGGTTGATAACCCAGTACACATTGAAATGGTGTTAGATTCGTGGAGGTTTGTCGAAgggagttttgagcatactctgcCCATACGAGATATCGGCTCCAGAGATGTTGATTCGAATGGCAAAAAGTACGAAGGAAACGACTGACATCTTGTATTTTTCGCTCCGCTTGACCATTTGCTTGTGGGTGGTACCCTGATGTTAAACTCACTGTAACATTCTTTAGAGCAAAGAAGGCTCGCCACACCTTGGAGATAAATTGTGGCCCTCTGTCTGACACAATATCCTCCGGGATGCCAAAATTCCGGAAGACGTGTTCCATCAATAGCTCTGCAGTCCTGAAGGCTGTGGGTAAGTTCTTGAGGGGAATTAATTTGCAGGCTTTGGAAAAACGATCAATAGTTACCAGGATACATGTATTCTCGTCTGAGGGAGGAAGGTCAGTGACGAAGTCGACTCCAATGTGCGACCAAGGTCGTTGCGGGACTGGCAGAGGCATGAGTTTTCCAGTGGGTAAGTGACGAGGGTTCTTGTTCATGGCACAGAGAATGCATCCTTGGATGAAATTCTTGATATCCTGTAACATGTTGGACCACCAGTATCAAGTTTGAAGTGTGGAATAGGTCTTATTAACTCCAGGATGACCTGTGCCGACAGACGAGTGTGCGGAGGAGATTAGAGAGGTACGAAATTCTTCGGGTACGTATATCTTTCCGATAGGACATTCTGGAGGACTGGGTTGGTGTTGAGACATTTCAAGCAGTTGTTCATTTAGgtcccactgaatgggattgacaaacattttttcgGGAGTATACTCTCAGGTTCTTCGTGGGAAATTTCGGGGGCATGGAGACGGGACAAGGCGTCTGCTCGGACGTTCTTCGAACCCGGACGATAGGAGATCTGGAAATGGAAGCGAGtaaagaagagtgcccatctggcctggcgtgggttaagtctccttgcctctttcaagtactgcagattcttgtggtctgtgagaactaggaatggatgtttggctccttctagccagtgtctccactcttctagCGCAAGTTTAACGGCCAGGAGTTCTCGATTACCAATATCATAGTTCACTTCTGCAGGAGATAGCTTGTGGGAGAAGAATGCACAGGGCATGGGTTTAGGTGAGGAAGCAGAGTCTTGTGACAACACCACTCCTACTCCTGTTGTAGAAGCATCTACTTCCACAATGAACATCTTTTCAGGGTTCGGGTGTTGGAGTAAGGGGGCTGTGGTGAATGCGGTTTTGAGAAATTGAAAGGCATGTTCAGCCTCAGTGGTCCAGAGCAGTATTTTCGGTTTTCCTTTGagtagagaggtcagaggagctgtaagcaggctgtattgataaataaatcttcgatagaaattcgcaaatccaagaaatcgttgtaactctttgacagactgtggagtggtccaggaagtaatggctttggttttacgatcatccatctctactcCTCTTTCACTGAGGTGGTAACCGAGAAATTTGACTGAGGTTTGATGGAAGGAGCACTTCTCTGCTTTCAGAAACAGGGAGAATTCACGTAGCCGTTGGAGTACCTGAGAGACATGTTGCTGATGCTCCACCAAGTTTCTGGAGTAGATTAGGATATCGTCTATGTAGATAATGACAAATTGATTCAGGTAGTCTCGGAAAACTTCATCCATGAAACTTTGGAAAACTGAAGGGGCgttgaccagaccatacggcatgACGAGATATTCGTAGTGTCCTGCTGGAATgatgaatgcagtcttccactcgtcgccctttcggattcgaatgagattgtatgcacttctcaaatccagcttggtgaatatcttggcttctcgaagttgttcaAGTGAAGAGGGGACCAATGGGAGTGGGTAACTGAACTTGacggttatcttgtttaaagctcTATAATCTATACACGGACGTAAACCTCCATCTTTCTTAGGGACAAAGAAGAAACTGGCGGCAGCAGGTGAAGTAGAGGCCCGAATATAGCCTTGTTTTAATGCTTCTTCAATATACTGTTTCATGGCTTCTTGCTCAGGAATAGCCAGAGAGTAGATTCGCCCCTTGGGGATGGATTCTCCGGGAATCAGATCGATGGCACAATCCCATGCTCGATGGGGTGGTAACTTGGCAGCCTTGACGGGGTTGAATACATCTGAATAGTGAGAGTAGCATGAAGAAATGGATACCGACAAGTTGTCTATGGGGCTTTCAATGGAGGTTGAATTCATCGGGATGGTGTCGGGCAAGTTGGCGATGGGCGATACGGGGTGTTCAAAACTCATGGAC contains the following coding sequences:
- the LOC127627039 gene encoding suppressor of cytokine signaling 5-like — encoded protein: MEKVGKVWSNLKRGCHSLIHPEGGTRVEMPPEIQPLADTVCHSVENSQAVGTQEAPSSSSCVAAHSLVAWRSSGSVVRRGHNCAGNVPQILDITIEQDNEDTRAPLGSRRDSYSRHAPWSGKKRHSYSTNAQSSLETTDRRSSRSLRRHGTGSSQEEIDPGATRSLRQQIHDTVGLCLPLRSSSRSTYLPPPKRKIQITELMLETCPFAPGSDLARKWHLIKQHTAPVTVMPVDSSSDACGAACATPEDEEERLRERRRLSIEEGVDPPPDAQIHTVETITAPLASLYKLGPKLTPGMSETLSNSLGATAVICDSEDDETTTLCLQARRPKQRHASAESHLGGKQPGPWKVHTQIDYIHCLVPDLQQITALPCYWGVMDRYEAEALLDGRPEGTFLLRDSAQEDYLFSVSFRRYGRSLHARIEQWNHNFSFDAHDPCVFHAATVTALLEHYKDPSACMFFEPLLTVPLQRTFPFGLQYLARASICHWITYDGIRALSLPPALQDYLREYHYKQRVRVRWLEREPIKAK